Genomic DNA from Lutibacter sp. A80:
AACCGCCAAATTCAAAGTTCTCTGCGTAACTTAAGGCATCTTTCCAAATCATACTTGTAGCACTATCATCTTGCATCCACATTAAACCTGTTGCATTATCAGATATGGTACCATCGCCATTGTCGGTATATTCATTAATTCCATAAGTTTCACGACCACGAACCAATAAATAATTAAACATTTTGTCTCCATTCATTTCGGTTCCGTATCCTTTAATACGTCCATCAGCTAGATTAACTCCAAAAACAGTTTCATCAACTTCATCACTTACATAAATAGCTGTAGTTGCACATTGTACATCAATTAAACGTTCCATGGCTTTAGTATCACCATAATCAAATTCAAAGTAATCTGTATTTATAAAAGGAATTAAACCTGTTGTATCATCCCCTTGAACAGAACTTATATCACGACCATTAAACATCATAAGGGAATACATTTCTTTAATTGTAGGCACACGCCAATCGGTATAACCTCCAGTAGAAGCAGTATTTACAACCTCAAGAATATCGTTATATGATAATTTATCATCGGCATTAATACTACCGTCTCCATTGTGATCGAAAGATTGTTCCCACATTAAGCCTGTAACCATATCGGTTACTGTACCATCTCCATTATCTTCGTAGCTTGGTGTTGTTCCAGGGTAATTTGCATTTTGCCCATAAAAGTCATCACCTACAAATTGTGTAGTGGTTTCAGTTGTATTATTAAAAAATTTTGATTGATTAGTACCAACAATAGGAAATCCTGAAATATCAGGTAAATTTTCTGAAGTTTCTTCTGTCCCGTCGGTTGTATAAGTTATTGCATCGTCATCTTCACAAGCTATTATTGTAAAAGCCATGCATACACTAAAACATAGTAAGCTTAATTTTTCAAGTGTCATTGTTTTCATATTTATTAAATTTAGGGTGACTTATTTTTTTATTATGAAGCAAAGAAAGAGTGGATAGTCTTAAATAAAAATTTGAATCAACGTATTGGAGGTTTTTGTCTACCAAAGGTGTTTATTTAATAATGGATATTTTTAATCATCAAATTAGTAAGGAAAACTTCTAATAAAAAAAGAAAGAATCGACTAATAATGTTGTCGATTCTTTCTAAGAAAATGAAAAAAGGGCTATTCTTAATTTTTTTAAACTTATACTGGCCAAGTATTAAAAGGTTGCTTTTCAAACTGCATAGTGCCATCTTCACCCTTAAATATATTTAGCCAAACTTGCCAGTTTTTAGTATCCATTTCTGGGTAATCTAATCGGTAATGACTACATCTACTTTCTGTTCGCATAATAGATGCTTTCAGTTTCATTTCAGCACTAATAATCATATTTTTTGTTTCATGTGCTAAACGTAACTCGTGCATATTGGAAGCCCTTAACATGGGTATATGATGATCTCTTAATTCTTCTACATAAGCTAAAGCAGCTTTTAATAAATTCTCTTTTTTTATGTAAATAATAAAATTAGGAATCATAATACCTTGTAAAGTTTGTGTTACCCAAGCAGGACTATAACCTGCTTCAAGTTTTAAAGGTGTTAATATTCCTTCTTCAATTTCTTTTAATTTTGAAGCTGATATATTAACAGATTTTATGTTTTTAGAGTATTTAGCGGCCGCTTCACCTGCAACACCTCCTTGTACAGCCGAACCAGCTAAGGATGATCCAATTTGAGTATAAATTGCACCAGCCATATAGGAGCCTAATGCATCTCCAGCAGCATATAGTCCTGGGATAGTAGATTCACATTGATCGTTTATTGGTACTAATCCTTCAGATTTATGTATTGCCATTCCTGCAGAAGAGCCACCAACTATACTTCCTCCCATTCCTGGAGGTGCTCCTTCTCCTTTACCTCCTTTTGGTGGGCCTCCTTTTCCACGTTTTGGTGGTCTTCCACCTTCTTTTCTTCCTGGTGGAGTATCATTTTGACGCGTAAATTCTTCTGGTGTATAAGGGCCTCCACTAACATCGGTTTGTTCTCCTGATCCTGGAGGTCCCATTTTTAAAGGACTTCCATTTTTATAAGCTACATAATTCATATCTACACCTAAATCGTGACGAATTTCTACACCTGTTGTACTTGGTTTTTGTTCAAACATATCTCCCCAACCATCGTAACAAGCTGCTGCATTTTCTGATTTTCCTGGATGACCATCATTCCATTCTTTACCTGTAACTTTTGCCCCAATATTATAGGCCATTATTGTGCCGTCGTGGGTAAGGTCGCAAATTGGAAAACCGTTTGGTTTAAAACCTCCAGCGCCAGTACATAAAATAACACTTTTTGCTTCATAAAACACTATTTTTTGTGTGTCTATACTAAAACCTGCAGCACCAACAACCTTAGCGTTTTCTTTTATTAAATGTGTAATAGTAATACGTTCTTGTACTGGTATATTTCTTTCTTCAATAGGTTTGCTAAAGCTTTTATTATACAATGATGAATCAAAAAATCCCCACTCTTTTAATTCATTTACGCGAGTCAAAGAATGCTGAGCCATTTGCTTGGTGTAAGCATTATTATTTGTTCCTAAAGCTGAACGAGAAACTTTTGCAACAAATTCATCTAAACTTAGGTTTTCTTTTTCTGGATCAAAGGCAAAAATACCTTTAGCAAAAGGAGTTTGACCAGAGGCACCTAATCTTCCTTTAGAAACCATTATTACTTTTGCACCAGCATCATGTGCTTTTACTGCTGCAAATAAACCTGCCATTCCACTTCCTATTACCAATACATCGGTTTTAATTTTATCTGTATTTAAAGAATCAACATCAATTTCAGGATTATTTAAAGCCCAGTCTACTGGCATTCCTATTGCCGACATTGCAGCTAAACTTGCAGCAGCTCCACCCGCTAAGCTTATAAATTTTCGTCTAGACATTTCCTGTTTTTTGTTTGGCTTTTTCATTTTTTTGAAGTTTTAAATAAATAAGTTTTTAGCAAATAGTATGTTCCGCTTACCACCATTAATACATAATAAATTGCGAATGAAGTATTGCTATGGCGTCCCATATTTACTACATGCCAAGTAGCAGTTATTACAAATAACAAGGTTAAATAGCCATGTAAATTTCTCCATGTTCTATATTTTAAATACAATTTAAATCTGAAAAATGAAGTAACTAAAATTATAAGCATGGAAGAGTAGGCGATTAAACCAAGTATAATTCCTAAACTACTAAAGGTTGTAATTAATTTTAAAAAAGCATCTGTAGGTGTAACTCCATTG
This window encodes:
- a CDS encoding DUF1566 domain-containing protein translates to MKTMTLEKLSLLCFSVCMAFTIIACEDDDAITYTTDGTEETSENLPDISGFPIVGTNQSKFFNNTTETTTQFVGDDFYGQNANYPGTTPSYEDNGDGTVTDMVTGLMWEQSFDHNGDGSINADDKLSYNDILEVVNTASTGGYTDWRVPTIKEMYSLMMFNGRDISSVQGDDTTGLIPFINTDYFEFDYGDTKAMERLIDVQCATTAIYVSDEVDETVFGVNLADGRIKGYGTEMNGDKMFNYLLVRGRETYGINEYTDNGDGTISDNATGLMWMQDDSATSMIWKDALSYAENFEFGGYSDWRLPDAKELQGIVDYTKSPATTNSATIDDVFNCTVIENEAGEDDYPWYWSSTTHEAESDDMEGGWGVYLAFGRCMGNMGTDIWTDVHGAGAQRSDPKDGDPSEFSDGHGPQGDAIRILNYVRLVRDIN
- a CDS encoding FAD-binding protein; this translates as MKKPNKKQEMSRRKFISLAGGAAASLAAMSAIGMPVDWALNNPEIDVDSLNTDKIKTDVLVIGSGMAGLFAAVKAHDAGAKVIMVSKGRLGASGQTPFAKGIFAFDPEKENLSLDEFVAKVSRSALGTNNNAYTKQMAQHSLTRVNELKEWGFFDSSLYNKSFSKPIEERNIPVQERITITHLIKENAKVVGAAGFSIDTQKIVFYEAKSVILCTGAGGFKPNGFPICDLTHDGTIMAYNIGAKVTGKEWNDGHPGKSENAAACYDGWGDMFEQKPSTTGVEIRHDLGVDMNYVAYKNGSPLKMGPPGSGEQTDVSGGPYTPEEFTRQNDTPPGRKEGGRPPKRGKGGPPKGGKGEGAPPGMGGSIVGGSSAGMAIHKSEGLVPINDQCESTIPGLYAAGDALGSYMAGAIYTQIGSSLAGSAVQGGVAGEAAAKYSKNIKSVNISASKLKEIEEGILTPLKLEAGYSPAWVTQTLQGIMIPNFIIYIKKENLLKAALAYVEELRDHHIPMLRASNMHELRLAHETKNMIISAEMKLKASIMRTESRCSHYRLDYPEMDTKNWQVWLNIFKGEDGTMQFEKQPFNTWPV
- a CDS encoding ferric reductase-like transmembrane domain-containing protein; translation: MKNKNYIKKIILLVVAFIITPIILYNLGNFPKRGYLMEALSLITILGFTLLLSQFFLTRINKDLVKSIRMVNVLKIHKFIGYLFISILLLHPFFIIVPKFFDNGVTPTDAFLKLITTFSSLGIILGLIAYSSMLIILVTSFFRFKLYLKYRTWRNLHGYLTLLFVITATWHVVNMGRHSNTSFAIYYVLMVVSGTYYLLKTYLFKTSKK